The following proteins come from a genomic window of Coffea arabica cultivar ET-39 chromosome 11c, Coffea Arabica ET-39 HiFi, whole genome shotgun sequence:
- the LOC113717324 gene encoding uncharacterized protein: MVSTSPPSPENSISQATVTKAVKALIKWRKLHPRATQHKPAAGEEERQEFLEDEDGNEEADFIYLLLTLKKIPPKDSSKIPHKISLPNPLHSLADDNLSLCLIIDDRPIKSPYRITAEFAQKKVKSEDIPIDKVVKLSKLKSDCKTLEGRRKLYRSYDMFFADKRVVSLLPAVLGKQFYKKKRKIPVPLDLRSRDKWKEQIERAVNSALLCFGSGSCSVVKVGKCGGMGSDEIVENVFAAVKGISEVVPKKWDGIRALHLKLSDSLALPVYDGNLGSLNAEDRVEEGDLEGKKNGILELKKMRQGREGALKR, encoded by the coding sequence ATGGTTTCAACCAGTCCTCCTTCTCCTGAAAACAGCATCAGCCAAGCAACAGTCACAAAAGCAGTAAAAGCTCTTATAAAATGGAGAAAACTCCACCCCAGAGCAACCCAGCATAAACCAGCTGcaggagaagaagaaaggcaAGAATTTCTCGAAGATGAAGATGGTAACGAAGAAGCAGATTTCATTTACCTCCTCTTGACCCTCAAGAAAATCCCACCAAAAGATTCGTCCAAAATACCCCACAAAATTTCACTCCCAAACCCGCTTCACTCTCTGGCTGACGACAACCTCAGCCTTTGCCTGATTATAGACGACCGGCCCATCAAATCTCCGTATAGAATTACTGCAGAAtttgctcaaaagaaggtaaagtcTGAGGATATTCCCATTGATAAGGTTGTCAAGCTATCCAAGCTGAAATCAGATTGCAAGACTCTGGAGGGAAGGCGAAAGCTGTATCGATCATACGACATGTTTTTTGCGGATAAAAGGGTTGTTTCGTTGCTTCCAGCTGTTTTAGGGAAGCAATTTTataagaagaagaggaaaattcCGGTGCCGTTGGATTTGAGGAGCAGGGATAAGTGGAAAGAGCAGATTGAGAGGGCAGTAAATTCGGCATTGTTATGCTTTGGGAGTGGGAGTTGTAGTGTTGTGAAGGTGGGGAAATGTGGTGGGATGGGGAGTGATGAGATTGTTGAGAATGTCTTTGCTGCTGTGAAAGGGATATCGGAGGTTGTTCCAAAAAAGTGGGATGGGATTAGAGCCTTGCATTTGAAGCTTTCGGATTCTTTGGCATTGCCTGTTTATGATGGGAATTTGGGATCGTTGAATGCAGAGGATCGAGTTGAAGAGGGAGATCTGGAGGGGAAGAAAAATGGGATTTTGGAGCTTAAGAAGATGAGACAAGGAAGAGAAGGTGCATTGAAGAGGTGA
- the LOC113715811 gene encoding putative disease resistance RPP13-like protein 3: protein MADSVISLVIGRTVDLLHTKSVFLKDVRRQVERLGNDLEWMRCFLKDAEQRQDEDARIRNWVSLIRAAAYDAEDIIEIFASKVEFFTKNKGLVTKLTYYPLKIVNLYKIGKEIESLQMRLNDIADRREKYGIRNLEEGMSSRGEEFRRLRRTSPFSEDKDIVGFEEITKFLVAELLKQDKNRRVVSIVGMGGAGKTTLAKKVYNHADVREGFNCRAWVCVSSSYGHKEMLRSIIKQLNTVDNKLLETLEKMDEQDLERRLYQDLQDKCYLVVLDDVWKEEAWDCLARAFPDVNTSSRLLITSRNRGVPLHADALSIPHDLKTLGQEDSWQLFLRKALGHGDNAGCPLDLEEVGKEIARRCAGLPLAITVIGGLLLTKKRLKSEWEKVLNSFNANLSRSQSGVSAILELSYADLPSNLKFCFLYLGLFPEDYMISVRKFIHMWAAEGIMQKRDAENLEEIAAYDLEQLFSRNMVQVAEMTVDERIKSCRVHDLLRELAIRKAEDENFFQIHDTRYDKISRYLAVHILPRDKNYFWTSTPPLRSLLFFNVRFDREDISLSFKSFRKLRILDLENVKMPYNLPKEIGEVRLLRYLSLLETSISRLPHSVGCLRCLQTLDIRNLHPVIVSNFIWKLESLRHLYASDIKCNVPLKIEGLKNLQTLLGIRFDHIMHNNMMTLTSLQKLGIVVDDKSEIDKLCMHLSEVGSLKMLRLYRARGRYQWPSLAGLSKLHHVTELKLYGVGLRMLPPDFPPNLSRLSLKYTDLMNDPMPILEKLGQLSFLEMKDAYGGPQLVISRHGFHQLKFLELDLLRDLDEVMVDKAALPQLQCLRIRDCRNLEKLPEELKHISTLDTLELVDMQEDFISRLDADMVSSVPNLRIFDSTISQKKRRSYVYLRRRMEGYA from the coding sequence ATGGCTGACTCTGTCATCTCTCTTGTCATTGGGAGAACCGTTGATCTGCTGCATACAAAATCTGTTTTCCTGAAAGATGTTCGACGACAAGTTGAAAGACTTGGAAATGATCTGGAGTGGATGCGGTGCTTCCTGAAAGATGCAGAACAGAGGCAAGATGAAGATGCGAGGATCCGCAACTGGGTTTCTTTAATCAGAGCTGCTGCCTACGATGCGGAGGATATCATTGAGATCTTTGCCAGCAAAGTTGAGTTCTTCACAAAGAACAAGGGACTCGTCACCAAATTGACGTATTATCCCTTGAAAATTGTAAACCTCTACAAGATAGGtaaagagattgaatctttacAGATGAGGCTCAATGACATAGCTGATAGACGCGAAAAGTATGGTATCAGAAATCTCGAAGAGGGAATGAGTTCACGAGGAGAGGAGTTTCGACGGCTTCGCCGAACCTCTCCTTTTAGCGAGGACAAGGATATAGTGGGCTTCGAGGAGATTACAAAATTCCTGGTGGCAGAACTTCTGAAACAGGACAAAAACCGCCGTGTGGTTTCAATCGTCGGCATGGGAGGAGCTGGTAAGACAACTCTAGCCAAAAAAGTTTATAACCATGCTGATGTCAGGGAAGGATTCAATTGCCGTGCTTGGGTCTGCGTCTCTTCAAGCTACGGTCACAAAGAGATGCTGAGATCAATCATAAAGCAATTGAATACAGTGGATAACAAGCTACTTGAGACGTTGGAAAAGATGGACGAGCAGGACTTGGAACGAAGGCTCTATCAAGATCTACAAGATAAATGCTATCTTGTGGTACTTGATGATGTATGGAAGGAAGAAGCGTGGGATTGTCTTGCTAGGGCCTTTCCTGACGTTAATACATCAAGTAGACTGCTAATTACAAGTCGCAACAGGGGTGTTCCCTTACACGCAGATGCTCTGAGTATCCCACATGATTTGAAAACTTTGGGGCAGGAAGATAGCTGGCAGTTGTTCCTTAGAAAGGCCTTAGGCCATGGGGATAATGCTGGGTGTCCTCTGGATTTGGAAGAAGTAGGGAAAGAGATTGCAAGGAGATGTGCTGGTCTGCCACTGGCCATCACGGTTATAGGTGGGCTGCTACTGACAAAGAAAAGGTTGAAGAGTGAATGGGAGAAAGTTCTCAACAGCTTCAACGCAAACCTATCAAGGAGCCAGAGTGGAGTATCAGCAATTCTGGAATTAAGTTATGCAGATCTTCCTtccaatctgaaattttgctttCTGTATTTGGGTTTGTTTCCCGAAGACTACATGATTTCTGTGCGAAAGTTTATCCATATGTGGGCTGCAGAGGGAATAATGCAGAAAAGAGATGCAGAAAATTTGGAGGAAATCGCAGCATATGATCTGGAACAACTTTTTAGCAGAAATATGGTTCAGGTGGCGGAAATGACTGTTGATGAGAGGATTAAAAGCTGTAGAGTCCATGATTTGTTGCGAGAGCTTGCAATCAGAAAGGCAGaggatgaaaatttttttcaaatccacGACACCAGATATGATAAAATATCCAGGTACCTCGCTGTTCATATTCTTCCTCgggataaaaattatttttggactTCGACCCCTCCTCTCCGGTCTCTACTGTTTTTCAATGTCCGTTTTGACAGGGAAGACATTAGTCTTAGCTTCAAAAGTTTCAGAAAGCTTAGGATACTAGACCTTGAGAATGTTAAGATGCCGTATAATTTGCCAAAAGAAATTGGTGAAGTCAGGCTTCTGAGGTACCTCAGTTTATTAGAGACATCCATTAGTAGGCTCCCTCATTCCGTCGGTTGCTTGCGATGCCTACAAACTCTTGACATACGGAACCTTCATCCAGTGATAGTCTCAAATTTcatttggaagcttgaaagtttaCGGCATCTATATGCATCTGATATAAAATGTAATGTGCCTCTTAAGATTGAAGGATTGAAGAATCTCCAGACTCTATTAGGCATACGCTTTGATCACATCATGCACAATAACATGATGACTTTGACAAGTCTTCAGAAACTGGGGATTGTAGTAGATGACAAGTCAGAGATAGACAAACTCTGCATGCATTTATCTGAGGTTGGAAGTCTAAAGATGTTACGTCTTTACCGTGCTCGAGGAAGATACCAGTGGCCATCTCTAGCGGGACTTTCTAAGCTCCATCATGTAACAGAGCTTAAGCTATATGGGGTGGGTTTGAGAATGCTGCCTCCTGATTTCCCTCCAAATCTCTCTCGCTTGTCTTTGAAATACACAGATCTCATGAATGACCCAATGCCAATACTAGAGAAGTTGGGACAGCTATCGTTCCTCGAAATGAAAGATGCGTATGGGGGGCCACAGCTAGTCATTTCTAGGCATGGATTTCACCAATTGAAATTCCTTGAGCTCGACCTCTTACGTGATTTGGATGAAGTAATGGTGGACAAAGCTGCATTGCCACAGCTCCAGTGCCTGAGAATCAGGGACTGCCGCAATTTAGAGAAGTTGCCGGAAGAGCTGAAGCACATATCTACTCTTGATACGCTTGAGCTTGTGGACATGCAAGAAGATTTCATCAGTAGGCTTGATGCGGACATGGTGTCCAGTGTTCCTAACCTCAGAATATTTGACTCCACCATCTCGCAGAAGAAACGAAGATCATATGTTTATTTGCGGCGTAGAATGGAAGGTTATGCATAA